In the Brucella anthropi ATCC 49188 genome, one interval contains:
- the mutY gene encoding A/G-specific adenine glycosylase yields MLNSTNSNQSTKLLRWYDRHHRVLPWRVSPSEQASGVKPDPYRVWLSEIMLQQTTVEAVKSYFVKFVERWPTVQAMAKASEDDILRAWAGLGYYSRARNLKKCANAVALQHDGKFPDNAIALKELPGIGDYTSAAIAAIAFGEAAAVVDGNVERVISRLYTIDTPLPAAKAEIRALMGQMTPIDRPGDFAQAMMDLGATICTPRRPACAICPFNNDCSALKSRDPEEFPVKAPKAEKPIRTGAAFIAIAGDGSILLRKRKGEGLLAGMTEVPGSHWTARIDGDATIAAAPFPAHWNASGSITHVFTHFELRLTVYRSENVSKSASADGWWSRPDELSDEALPTVMKKAIIAAIPEAFKRGRRNH; encoded by the coding sequence ATGCTGAATTCTACCAATTCCAATCAATCCACAAAGCTCCTGCGCTGGTATGACCGGCACCATCGCGTTCTGCCGTGGCGCGTGAGCCCGTCCGAACAGGCCTCCGGCGTCAAACCCGATCCCTATCGCGTCTGGCTCTCCGAGATTATGCTTCAGCAGACGACGGTGGAGGCGGTCAAGTCCTACTTCGTGAAATTCGTAGAACGCTGGCCCACCGTTCAAGCCATGGCAAAGGCGAGTGAGGACGATATCCTGCGTGCATGGGCCGGGCTCGGTTATTATTCGCGTGCACGTAACTTGAAAAAATGTGCCAACGCCGTGGCCCTACAGCACGATGGCAAGTTTCCAGACAATGCCATTGCACTGAAGGAACTGCCGGGCATCGGCGATTACACTTCGGCGGCGATCGCCGCAATCGCGTTTGGCGAGGCGGCTGCCGTCGTCGACGGCAATGTGGAGCGTGTAATTTCGCGGCTCTACACAATTGACACGCCCCTGCCCGCTGCAAAAGCTGAAATCCGCGCACTCATGGGTCAAATGACGCCTATCGACAGACCGGGAGACTTTGCTCAGGCCATGATGGATCTGGGTGCAACCATATGCACGCCACGACGGCCAGCCTGTGCGATCTGCCCGTTCAACAATGATTGCTCGGCTCTCAAATCGCGCGATCCGGAGGAGTTTCCGGTGAAGGCCCCCAAGGCAGAAAAGCCAATTCGTACCGGGGCGGCATTCATCGCCATTGCGGGGGATGGTTCAATTCTCCTGCGCAAGCGGAAAGGTGAAGGCCTGCTTGCCGGAATGACCGAAGTTCCGGGTAGCCACTGGACGGCGCGTATCGACGGAGATGCAACAATCGCCGCAGCACCGTTCCCAGCACATTGGAACGCTTCCGGTTCAATCACGCATGTTTTTACACATTTCGAACTGAGATTGACGGTCTATCGTTCCGAGAATGTCAGCAAGAGTGCGTCTGCGGATGGATGGTGGTCCCGACCAGACGAGCTTTCCGATGAGGCGCTACCCACCGTCATGAAAAAGGCGATCATCGCCGCCATACCAGAAGCATTCAAACGAGGGAGGAGAAACCATTGA
- a CDS encoding HAD family hydrolase, producing the protein MAAPSLIIFDCDGVLVDSEIIAAEVESTLLTEAGYQIAADEMAERFAGLTWQDILLTVEREAGIPLSASLLDKSEKILDEKLKNEVQAVEDIVEVVSALKLPKCICSNSTSHRLESMLKRVGLYELFAPNIFSAKEVGTKKTKPAPDVFLYAAKQFGVDPKDVIVIEDSAHGIQGARAAGMRVIGFTGGAHTYPGHADKLTDAGAETVIHRHKDLPSVIEALSIWTDA; encoded by the coding sequence ATGGCGGCACCGTCCCTCATTATTTTCGATTGCGATGGCGTTTTGGTGGATTCCGAAATTATCGCAGCGGAAGTCGAATCCACGCTTCTAACCGAAGCCGGTTATCAGATCGCCGCAGATGAAATGGCTGAACGTTTTGCCGGTCTGACGTGGCAGGATATTCTCCTCACCGTGGAGCGCGAAGCAGGGATTCCGCTTTCGGCATCGCTTCTCGACAAATCCGAAAAGATTCTGGACGAGAAGCTCAAGAACGAAGTTCAGGCGGTTGAGGACATCGTGGAAGTTGTATCGGCGCTGAAGCTGCCGAAGTGCATCTGTTCCAATTCGACCAGCCATCGATTGGAAAGCATGCTGAAGCGTGTCGGTCTTTATGAATTGTTCGCGCCCAATATCTTCTCAGCGAAGGAAGTCGGCACCAAAAAGACCAAGCCTGCTCCAGACGTGTTCCTTTATGCAGCCAAGCAATTCGGCGTCGATCCGAAAGATGTCATCGTGATTGAAGATTCCGCGCATGGCATTCAGGGCGCTCGCGCCGCTGGAATGCGTGTGATCGGCTTTACGGGCGGTGCTCACACCTATCCCGGCCATGCCGACAAGCTGACCGATGCCGGTGCGGAAACCGTCATCCATCGCCACAAAGATTTGCCGAGCGTTATCGAAGCCCTGTCCATCTGGACTGATGCCTGA
- a CDS encoding O-antigen ligase family protein, translating into MFAKKFYLFIVLYAVWSLGLILFRGEPFHDNRQIGYTLLITIFAFAGSGMVLIRDPLRAYVLGARVGTLLAVIIAVCLSIVDGGRIGIGGNQAVFAFVAGVAAISAAIPLRNTSRYLPNGPHWLVLGFAAVLTSETRAVIVVLPIFVAVEILIFLKRFSIRQQGAAYAILFAATAALVVVGPVGSIISKRFSGMVEYYDTGRAADWEDKISADIREVMWKSASRVIATHPFTGVGSYSKMDFVKAEAGDKATMLNGFRHVHNTILDELLNDGIVGLIFMAGAFISIFVYLWRTADSWAMRRALIYFAVICGSYGMLHNPLLHEVTIASTMFFLAALNAAASRRMMAARRAGLISYIFGKKSAA; encoded by the coding sequence ATGTTCGCAAAAAAATTCTATCTTTTCATCGTCTTATATGCTGTCTGGTCGTTAGGCTTGATCCTGTTTCGCGGCGAGCCTTTCCACGATAACCGGCAGATCGGCTATACTCTGCTGATCACCATTTTCGCTTTTGCCGGTTCCGGAATGGTGCTTATCCGTGATCCACTGCGAGCCTATGTCCTTGGCGCACGCGTTGGAACGCTGCTTGCCGTCATTATCGCGGTCTGCCTTTCTATCGTCGACGGTGGACGCATTGGCATTGGCGGCAATCAGGCCGTTTTCGCATTCGTTGCTGGGGTAGCGGCGATCTCTGCTGCGATCCCGCTGCGCAACACATCACGCTACTTGCCGAATGGTCCGCATTGGCTGGTTCTCGGGTTCGCCGCTGTTTTGACCTCTGAAACACGTGCAGTCATTGTGGTGTTGCCGATATTTGTCGCTGTGGAAATCCTCATCTTCCTGAAGCGTTTCAGCATCAGGCAACAGGGCGCGGCTTACGCAATACTGTTTGCCGCAACAGCGGCTCTGGTCGTTGTCGGCCCTGTCGGAAGCATCATTTCCAAGCGTTTTTCTGGAATGGTCGAATATTACGATACCGGGCGTGCCGCTGACTGGGAAGACAAGATCTCAGCCGATATCCGCGAAGTCATGTGGAAAAGTGCGTCTCGTGTTATTGCGACCCATCCGTTTACAGGTGTTGGCTCCTATTCGAAGATGGATTTCGTAAAGGCTGAGGCTGGCGATAAGGCTACGATGCTGAACGGCTTCCGTCACGTGCACAACACGATTCTCGATGAACTGCTGAACGATGGCATTGTTGGTCTTATCTTCATGGCCGGCGCATTTATCTCGATCTTCGTCTATCTGTGGCGGACCGCCGATAGTTGGGCGATGCGGCGAGCATTAATTTATTTCGCTGTTATCTGTGGCAGCTACGGCATGCTGCACAATCCGCTTTTGCACGAGGTGACCATCGCCTCGACCATGTTCTTCCTCGCAGCACTGAATGCGGCTGCATCGCGACGAATGATGGCTGCG
- a CDS encoding HAD family hydrolase has translation MSSPVKHVVFDIGRVLIHYDPELAYLDVIPDASERRWFLENICTSAWNIEQDRGRSWQEAEALLIDTYPEKRDHIRAFRQNWNRMVPHAYEDSVEILRGLIGHGNDVTMLTNFASDTFREAQVRFPFLTESRGVTVSGDIHMLKPDREIYDHHVASFDLDPAATLFIDDTMHNVDGARQAGWQAVHFTDADKLSSDLKALSLTF, from the coding sequence TTGAGCAGTCCCGTCAAGCATGTAGTCTTCGATATTGGCCGAGTTCTGATCCACTATGATCCTGAACTTGCTTATCTCGACGTCATTCCCGATGCTTCGGAACGGCGGTGGTTTCTGGAAAACATCTGCACCAGCGCATGGAATATCGAGCAGGATCGCGGCAGAAGCTGGCAGGAAGCAGAAGCACTCCTGATCGATACATATCCCGAGAAACGCGATCATATTCGTGCGTTCCGGCAAAACTGGAACCGCATGGTTCCCCATGCGTACGAGGACAGCGTCGAAATTCTGCGCGGCCTGATAGGCCATGGCAATGACGTCACCATGCTGACGAATTTCGCTTCAGACACTTTCCGCGAAGCACAGGTTCGCTTTCCCTTTCTAACCGAAAGTCGGGGCGTCACCGTATCGGGCGACATCCATATGCTGAAACCCGACCGCGAAATCTACGATCATCATGTTGCATCGTTCGACCTTGATCCCGCGGCAACGCTTTTCATCGATGACACGATGCACAATGTGGATGGCGCCAGACAGGCTGGCTGGCAGGCCGTGCATTTTACAGATGCGGACAAGCTGAGCTCCGATTTGAAAGCCCTGAGCCTCACCTTCTAG
- a CDS encoding glycosyltransferase family 25 protein produces MDHSVPVYVINLARSRDRWDRLKSNADALSIDLRRVEAVEGKLLSPEELTDFDDAGFRRWHGKTVLPAEIGCYFSHIQVLEIIAAAPESFAVIVEDDVIFTPAFQPFLTYLTKVTGWDAVKLVNHRTAAFRPFQKAGDQFSIGRCLHGPLGSSAAYVVTREGASKMLKALRPMRLPYDVALERGWAGAYQVFTTDKPVVEFSDIAISTIAQGRSAYAKKRLPVYKRITTLLFRATDYVRRIAYALDKKGLREGRD; encoded by the coding sequence GTGGACCATTCTGTACCTGTCTATGTCATCAATCTTGCGCGGTCACGGGATCGCTGGGACAGGCTGAAGTCCAATGCGGATGCGCTTTCGATCGATCTGAGGCGCGTGGAAGCTGTTGAGGGAAAACTTCTGTCCCCGGAAGAACTGACGGATTTCGATGATGCAGGCTTTCGTCGTTGGCATGGTAAAACTGTACTGCCCGCAGAAATTGGTTGTTATTTCAGCCATATCCAAGTGCTGGAGATAATAGCCGCAGCACCTGAATCTTTTGCGGTCATTGTGGAAGATGACGTAATTTTCACTCCTGCTTTTCAACCGTTCCTGACGTATTTGACAAAGGTGACGGGTTGGGATGCGGTTAAGCTCGTGAATCACAGGACGGCTGCCTTCCGCCCATTTCAAAAAGCCGGTGATCAGTTCTCCATAGGTCGCTGTCTGCATGGTCCGCTGGGCAGTTCAGCAGCATATGTCGTAACCAGGGAAGGTGCGTCGAAAATGCTGAAAGCGCTCCGGCCCATGCGACTGCCTTATGATGTTGCATTGGAACGCGGGTGGGCTGGTGCGTATCAGGTTTTTACGACCGACAAGCCGGTCGTTGAGTTTTCGGATATTGCGATTTCTACGATCGCTCAGGGGCGTTCTGCCTACGCCAAGAAGCGTTTACCCGTATACAAAAGGATAACTACCCTTCTGTTTCGAGCAACTGACTATGTCCGACGAATCGCCTACGCTCTTGATAAGAAGGGCTTAAGAGAGGGCAGAGATTGA
- a CDS encoding chloride channel protein produces the protein MNIAELRHNRYLRVLFVPFRMRALVRGSEIGLVIAGTVIGIISGLMVAAIGSISQWMHQAIFALEPGEKLSSAASLQPSAYIAPLAGGILMGIVIWVLARWRKRPIVDPIEANALHGGRLSLTDSFILVGQNLISNGFGASVGLEAAYTQLASGFASRIGRALKLRRADLRTLVGCGAAAAIASAFNAPLTGAFYAFELIIGVYSIATLAPVVVAAIVGALVTQAIGGAPFVIDIGQINDITPRDYVPALVLGFFSAGIAILIMRGVTFVEKVARRSVVPNVMAPAIGGAVVGMIAFISPQVLASGHGALHLDLNANITIPALLLLILSKSLASAVSIGAGFRGGLFFASLFLGALTGKLFAAVAGAVLPAGLALAPEVYAVIGMSSLAVAVVGGPMTMTFLALEMTGDFPIAMLVLGAVVSSSLMVRKTFGYSFATWRFHLRGEAIRSAHDIGWIRNLTVNRMMRHDVRTVLIDTDIETFRHDFPLGSTQRVIAVDADGRYVGMIPVPEVYADSFDTSDGEHSISELLKYQDEFLLPQMNAKEAVARFDRAESEALAVVNNAQERKVLGLLSEAHTLRRYSEELDRRRREVSGEV, from the coding sequence ATGAATATCGCTGAACTGCGGCATAACCGGTATTTGCGGGTTCTCTTTGTACCCTTTCGCATGCGTGCACTGGTTCGCGGCAGCGAAATAGGCCTCGTTATCGCCGGCACTGTCATCGGCATCATTTCAGGGCTGATGGTTGCCGCGATTGGCAGCATTTCCCAATGGATGCATCAGGCAATCTTCGCTCTTGAACCCGGCGAAAAACTGAGCTCGGCGGCATCATTGCAACCCAGCGCTTATATCGCGCCGCTCGCGGGCGGCATCTTGATGGGGATCGTGATCTGGGTTCTCGCGCGCTGGCGCAAGCGGCCCATCGTCGACCCTATCGAAGCAAATGCACTTCATGGCGGACGCCTGTCGCTGACGGACAGCTTCATCCTCGTCGGACAGAACCTGATTTCGAACGGTTTCGGCGCATCGGTCGGGCTTGAAGCCGCTTATACGCAGCTTGCGAGCGGTTTCGCATCCCGTATCGGTCGGGCACTCAAGCTTCGTCGTGCAGATTTGCGAACACTGGTCGGCTGCGGCGCTGCGGCAGCTATTGCCAGCGCCTTCAATGCTCCGCTGACTGGGGCATTCTATGCATTCGAACTCATCATCGGCGTCTATTCGATTGCCACGCTGGCGCCTGTCGTCGTGGCGGCGATCGTCGGTGCGCTGGTGACGCAGGCAATTGGCGGAGCGCCCTTTGTCATCGATATCGGTCAGATCAACGACATCACCCCGCGCGACTACGTGCCAGCGCTCGTTCTCGGCTTCTTTTCGGCAGGTATTGCCATCCTCATCATGCGCGGGGTTACCTTTGTTGAGAAGGTCGCTCGACGCAGCGTGGTGCCGAATGTTATGGCGCCAGCAATCGGTGGGGCCGTCGTCGGCATGATCGCTTTCATTTCGCCTCAGGTTCTGGCCTCAGGACATGGGGCGCTGCATCTCGATCTCAATGCAAATATCACTATTCCGGCGCTCCTGCTCCTGATCCTCAGCAAGTCGCTTGCCTCTGCCGTCTCCATTGGCGCAGGTTTTCGCGGCGGTCTGTTCTTCGCATCGCTATTTCTCGGCGCGCTGACGGGCAAGCTGTTTGCCGCCGTGGCCGGAGCGGTGCTGCCTGCCGGCCTGGCACTTGCACCTGAGGTCTATGCCGTTATCGGCATGAGCTCTCTTGCCGTGGCGGTTGTCGGCGGCCCGATGACCATGACCTTTCTTGCGCTGGAAATGACCGGTGACTTTCCTATCGCGATGCTCGTTCTTGGAGCCGTCGTCTCGTCCTCGCTGATGGTGCGGAAGACCTTCGGTTACTCCTTCGCAACGTGGCGCTTTCACCTGCGCGGCGAGGCTATCCGGTCCGCGCACGACATTGGCTGGATACGCAATCTGACCGTAAACCGGATGATGCGTCACGATGTGCGAACCGTGCTGATCGATACCGATATAGAAACCTTCCGGCACGATTTCCCTCTTGGCTCGACCCAGCGCGTCATCGCGGTCGATGCCGATGGACGCTATGTCGGCATGATCCCGGTTCCAGAGGTCTATGCCGACAGCTTCGACACATCCGACGGCGAACACAGCATCAGCGAGCTTCTCAAATATCAGGACGAGTTCCTGCTGCCCCAGATGAACGCCAAGGAAGCCGTCGCCCGTTTCGACCGGGCAGAAAGCGAAGCTCTGGCCGTGGTAAACAACGCACAGGAGCGTAAGGTGCTCGGTCTTCTCAGTGAAGCGCACACCCTGCGTCGCTACAGCGAGGAGCTGGACCGACGGCGGCGTGAAGTTTCCGGTGAGGTCTGA
- a CDS encoding site-specific DNA-methyltransferase, producing MSLVRLAHELPIEAPRTAWLDSIIKGDCVAALERLPDHSVDVIFADPPYNLQLGGDLHRPDQSMVSAVDDHWDQFESFQAYDAFTRAWLMACRRVLKPNGTIWVIGSYHNIFRVGSQLQDLGFWLLNDVIWRKTNPMPNFRGRRFQNAHETLIWASRDQKGKGYTFNYEAMKAANDDVQMRSDWLFPICTGSERLKDENGDKVHPTQKPEALLARIMMASSKPGDVILDPFFGSGTTGAVAKRLGRHFVGIEREQSYIDAATARIDAVEPLGKAELTVMTGKRAEPRVAFTSVLEAGLLRPGTVLCDERRRFAAIVRADGTLAANGEAGSIHRIGAKVQGFDACNGWTFWHYEENGALKPIDALRKVIRDQMAVAGA from the coding sequence ATGTCTCTTGTACGTCTTGCACATGAGTTGCCCATTGAGGCTCCGCGTACCGCCTGGCTTGACTCCATCATCAAAGGTGATTGCGTCGCGGCTCTGGAACGCCTGCCGGATCATTCCGTGGACGTCATTTTTGCCGATCCTCCCTATAATCTCCAGCTTGGCGGCGATTTGCATCGCCCTGACCAGTCGATGGTCAGCGCAGTTGACGATCACTGGGATCAGTTCGAGAGCTTTCAGGCCTATGATGCCTTCACGCGTGCATGGCTTATGGCCTGCCGTCGTGTCCTGAAGCCGAATGGCACCATCTGGGTCATCGGCTCCTACCACAATATTTTCCGGGTCGGTTCGCAATTGCAGGATCTCGGCTTCTGGCTCCTGAATGATGTCATCTGGCGCAAGACGAACCCGATGCCGAATTTCCGCGGTCGTCGTTTCCAGAATGCTCATGAAACGCTGATCTGGGCTTCGCGTGATCAGAAGGGCAAAGGCTATACCTTCAATTATGAAGCGATGAAGGCCGCCAATGACGACGTACAGATGCGCTCGGACTGGCTGTTCCCTATCTGCACGGGTTCTGAACGCCTGAAAGACGAAAATGGCGACAAGGTTCATCCAACCCAGAAGCCGGAAGCATTACTTGCTCGCATCATGATGGCCTCCAGCAAGCCGGGTGACGTCATTCTTGATCCGTTCTTCGGTTCTGGAACGACGGGTGCGGTTGCCAAGCGCCTCGGACGCCACTTCGTCGGTATCGAGCGCGAACAGAGCTATATCGATGCAGCGACGGCCCGTATCGACGCTGTTGAACCGCTCGGCAAAGCCGAACTGACGGTGATGACGGGCAAACGGGCCGAACCGCGTGTCGCGTTCACCAGCGTCCTCGAAGCGGGGCTTCTTCGTCCCGGCACGGTGCTTTGTGATGAACGTCGCCGTTTTGCTGCCATTGTTCGCGCGGATGGTACGCTGGCTGCCAACGGTGAAGCGGGTTCGATCCATCGTATCGGTGCAAAGGTTCAGGGCTTTGATGCCTGCAATGGATGGACTTTCTGGCACTACGAGGAAAACGGCGCGTTGAAGCCAATTGATGCCTTGCGCAAGGTCATTCGCGACCAGATGGCAGTTGCAGGCGCTTAA